The following are encoded together in the Gordonia insulae genome:
- a CDS encoding peroxiredoxin — protein MSDAESGRPQLPLAVGDVAPDFELRDQNNQRVALSRLRDEGQVLIVFFPLAFTGTCQGELGYIRDHQPQFVHDDLRTVAISVGPPPTHKVWSSAQGFLFPILSDFWPHGDVARSYGVFNDTSGYANRATFLVDRDGVIRFSDMLGPGEAREAELWEKVLIAAN, from the coding sequence ATGAGTGACGCCGAGTCGGGCCGGCCGCAGTTGCCGCTGGCCGTGGGTGACGTCGCGCCCGACTTCGAGCTCCGGGACCAGAACAACCAGCGTGTCGCGCTGTCGCGGTTGCGCGACGAGGGTCAGGTGCTGATCGTGTTCTTCCCGCTCGCCTTCACCGGGACCTGCCAGGGAGAACTCGGCTACATCCGGGACCATCAACCGCAGTTCGTGCACGACGATCTGCGGACCGTCGCGATCTCGGTGGGGCCGCCGCCCACACACAAGGTGTGGTCATCTGCGCAGGGCTTCCTGTTCCCGATCCTGTCGGACTTCTGGCCGCACGGCGACGTCGCCCGCTCCTACGGCGTCTTCAACGACACGAGCGGGTACGCCAACCGGGCGACGTTCCTGGTGGACCGTGACGGTGTCATCAGGTTCTCCGACATGCTGGGCCCCGGGGAGGCGCGCGAGGCCGAATTGTGGGAGAAGGTTCTGATCGCGGCGAACTGA